In a genomic window of Polypterus senegalus isolate Bchr_013 chromosome 13, ASM1683550v1, whole genome shotgun sequence:
- the LOC120542910 gene encoding metalloproteinase inhibitor 4-like, translated as MNSVDQVGMLALLVTLLFGGQSNACSCGPQHPQTAFCHSDIVIKGKIIQREQVTTGNANEGSEWIRYEIKQTKMFKGFEKATDVQYLYTPHDGGLCGFEPTDDVLDNQKELVIAGMMGEDGRVSVSVCSFIQPWANLTSSQKRGIMFTYKNHCNCKISPCQFVPCALSSEQECLWTDGLFTRSWDHVQAQQYACVKQDNGVCGWAPQKPTGLRGVFTSNQ; from the exons ATGAACTCTGTGGATCAAGTGGGTATGTTGGCTTTACTTGTCACTCTTCTCTTTGGAGGACAAAGCAATGCCTGCAGCTGTGGACCTCAGCACCCTCAGACTGCTTTTTGCCACTCCGATATTG TGATTAAAGGAAAGATCATCCAGAGGGAACAGGTGACAACAGGAAACGCAAATGAAGGAAGTGAATGGATCCGCTATGAGATCAAGCAaactaag ATGTTCAAGGGCTTTGAGAAAGCTACCGATGTCCAGTACCTGTACACTCCCCATGATGGTGGTCTGTGTGGTTTTGAACCAACTGATGACGTTTTGGACAATCAGAAAGAACTGGTCATCGCAGGCATGATGGGAGAAGATGGTCGTGTCAGTGTCAGTGTGTGCAGTTTTATCCAGCCTTGGGCCAACTTGACTTCTTCTCAGAAACGGGGGATCATGTTCACCTATAAGAACCACTGCAACTGTAAG ATCTCTCCCTGCCAGTTTGTTCCCTGTGCTCTGTCTTCTGAACAGGAGTGCTTGTGGACAGACGGCTTGTTCACACGCAGCTGGGACCACGTCCAGGCCCAGCAGTATGCCTGTGTTAAGCAGGACAACGGCGTTTGTGGCTGGGCACCACAGAAACCCACGGGTCTTCGAGGTGTCTTCACTTCCAATCAGTAA